In Burkholderia sp. WP9, a genomic segment contains:
- a CDS encoding hotdog family protein, translating to MNPPPTVDELLQQPIEAIIPHRGTMLLIDAVDTFSAETLSARATVRADAWYADADGAMPAWIGIELMAQAIAAHVALLAMRGGGRARPGVLLGSRSYKALQPSFAAGAHLSIHVTELLRSEEGHGAYECTIRHGDMDCAEAVIKVFQPPDFQSFIEGSFSS from the coding sequence ATGAATCCGCCGCCCACCGTTGACGAACTGCTCCAGCAGCCGATCGAAGCGATCATCCCGCATCGCGGCACCATGTTGCTGATCGACGCCGTGGACACGTTCAGCGCAGAAACGCTGAGCGCGCGCGCCACGGTCCGCGCCGACGCGTGGTATGCCGATGCCGACGGCGCGATGCCCGCGTGGATCGGCATCGAACTGATGGCGCAGGCGATCGCCGCGCACGTCGCATTGCTGGCCATGCGCGGCGGCGGCCGAGCGCGTCCCGGTGTGCTGCTCGGCTCGCGCAGCTATAAGGCATTGCAACCGTCGTTCGCGGCCGGCGCGCACCTGTCGATCCACGTCACGGAACTGCTGCGCAGCGAAGAAGGCCACGGCGCATACGAATGCACGATCCGCCACGGCGACATGGATTGCGCCGAAGCGGTCATCAAGGTTTTTCAACCGCCCGATTTTCAGTCATTCATTGAAGGGAGTTTCAGTTCATGA
- a CDS encoding beta-ketoacyl-[acyl-carrier-protein] synthase family protein, producing MKAPSVYLHALGMINALGGDLDSIVPALAAGHSPGMANAHTGIGEAFVGSVFTPLEMAPRAELARYDCRNNRLLLAALAQIAPAIDAAREGYGAHRVGVVLGTSTSGIEAAEAAFVYQAQAGDLPANFNYRQMEIGTAAPFAAAALGLRGPAFTISTACTSSAKAFASARRLLQLHLCDAVVVGGVDSLCELTVQGFASLESTSATRTNPMSRNRCGINVGEGAAVFLMSRDEAAVRLAGVGESSDAHHISSPDPQGVGGEIALRAALAEAGVEASAIGYVNLHATATRKNDEMEANLMSRVFPGGVATSGTKPLTGHQLGAAGATELGFAWLTLARDTVALPRHLWDGEADPLLPLLDLVESERFLPRSGAQYVMSNSFAFGGSNVSLVLAR from the coding sequence ATGAAGGCGCCATCAGTTTATTTGCACGCGCTCGGCATGATCAACGCGCTCGGCGGCGACCTCGACAGCATCGTGCCGGCGCTCGCCGCCGGTCATTCGCCGGGTATGGCGAATGCGCATACGGGAATCGGCGAGGCGTTCGTCGGCAGCGTGTTCACGCCGCTGGAGATGGCGCCGCGCGCCGAACTCGCCCGCTACGACTGCCGCAATAACCGCCTGCTGCTCGCCGCGCTGGCGCAGATCGCACCGGCCATCGACGCGGCCCGCGAGGGCTACGGCGCGCACCGCGTCGGCGTGGTGCTCGGCACCAGCACGTCGGGCATCGAAGCGGCCGAGGCCGCGTTCGTCTATCAGGCGCAGGCAGGCGATCTGCCGGCCAACTTCAACTACCGGCAAATGGAGATCGGCACGGCCGCGCCATTCGCCGCCGCCGCGCTCGGCCTGCGAGGTCCGGCGTTCACCATTTCGACCGCGTGCACGTCGAGCGCGAAGGCGTTTGCGTCGGCGCGCCGGCTGTTGCAATTGCACCTGTGCGACGCCGTCGTGGTGGGCGGAGTCGATTCGCTGTGCGAGTTGACGGTGCAGGGTTTCGCCTCGCTTGAATCGACCAGCGCCACGCGCACCAATCCGATGAGCCGCAATCGTTGCGGGATCAATGTCGGCGAAGGCGCGGCGGTGTTCCTCATGAGCCGCGACGAAGCGGCAGTGCGGCTCGCGGGCGTGGGCGAATCGAGCGACGCGCATCACATTTCCTCGCCCGACCCGCAGGGCGTGGGCGGCGAGATCGCGCTACGCGCGGCGCTTGCCGAGGCGGGCGTCGAGGCGTCGGCGATCGGCTATGTGAATCTGCATGCCACTGCCACGCGCAAGAACGACGAGATGGAAGCCAACCTGATGTCGCGTGTTTTTCCAGGCGGCGTAGCGACGAGCGGCACCAAGCCGTTGACCGGCCACCAGCTCGGCGCCGCGGGCGCCACCGAACTCGGCTTCGCGTGGCTGACGCTGGCGCGTGACACCGTGGCGTTGCCGCGGCATCTGTGGGATGGCGAAGCCGATCCGTTATTACCGCTGCTGGATCTGGTCGAGAGCGAACGTTTCCTGCCGCGAAGCGGCGCGCAATACGTGATGAGCAATTCATTTGCTTTCGGCGGCAGCAACGTCAGCCTCGTTCTTGCCCGATGA
- a CDS encoding MMPL family transporter: MDMLQQRSTKQAWGMRAAWLLLALVAALYCGWRFAGPSPLQTNLLALLPATEADPVAEKAVDTLASALGDRTVFLVTSNNDAHAKAAAKQLGAALQKSGAFGSVTAELPPFDLSQIAALYMPYRFGLLAPTDRAALAGGAAGATLRDTLAQRIYSPLRGGLTTPLADDPFGWLEHWLGGLPLATSNLELEDNMLVAHQGAATSVLIVATLPGSAYETKTQHAVLAAVAQGESALKPSFPDVSVARTGAVFYAEAARSASEHEVHLIGIASLCGVALLMMWVFRSPRLLLLGFVSTALGIVCALAVTMLVFGKLHLLTLVFGASLIGEAVDYSIQYFVVYLGAQRDWDARRGARAVRPALSVALATSLLGYAILAWVPFPALKQIACFAMAGITTAFASVLWLLPALLTRAPKRSPKRVFAGAARVLTVWHRTIGGKRAWFVAALLLLLAIPGWLRLTSDDDIHLLIQRDPALVAQEDKVRAAVGVDNSAQFFVVRGETPELVLQRAEALGTKLDALNGTANKVGRYQSVAQFVPSAKRQNEDRALLAQHVFDERAALRATLLQAGFKDEVADAWLAAYAKPQAPLTVDTWLAAPWSQPYKHLWLGEVDSSTKAYAAVVIPQGVTPQNEPALIATAQSLPGVVFVDKAASVSKLFGAYRVDSGWWLGGALALVLVLLMLRYRVRGGIAVTLPVLLAVGVTLAVFGYARVPLNLFNWLALMLVLGVGANYAVFLREGCQRADADLGAVWTGVLLSAATTLLSFGMLGMSAMPALKSFGATLALGIAVSVLLAPIGMPSESRRAA, encoded by the coding sequence ATGGACATGCTGCAACAGCGGTCCACGAAACAGGCGTGGGGCATGCGCGCCGCGTGGCTGCTGCTCGCGCTCGTCGCGGCGCTGTATTGCGGTTGGCGGTTCGCCGGACCGTCGCCGCTGCAAACCAATCTGCTTGCGCTATTGCCCGCGACCGAGGCCGATCCCGTCGCGGAAAAGGCGGTCGATACGCTCGCGAGCGCGCTCGGCGACCGCACCGTTTTTCTCGTCACCAGCAACAACGACGCGCACGCGAAAGCCGCGGCGAAACAACTGGGCGCGGCGTTGCAAAAGAGCGGCGCGTTCGGTTCGGTGACGGCGGAGTTGCCGCCGTTCGATCTGTCGCAGATCGCGGCGCTGTATATGCCGTATCGATTCGGCTTGCTGGCGCCGACGGACCGCGCGGCATTGGCCGGTGGCGCGGCGGGCGCCACATTGCGCGACACGCTCGCCCAGCGCATCTATAGCCCGCTGCGCGGCGGACTGACCACACCGCTCGCCGACGATCCGTTCGGCTGGCTCGAACACTGGCTCGGTGGCCTGCCGCTCGCCACCTCGAATCTCGAACTCGAAGACAACATGCTGGTCGCGCATCAGGGCGCCGCCACCAGCGTGCTGATCGTCGCGACGCTGCCCGGTTCCGCCTACGAGACGAAGACGCAGCATGCCGTGCTCGCAGCGGTGGCCCAAGGCGAAAGCGCGTTGAAGCCGTCGTTCCCCGACGTCTCGGTAGCGCGGACCGGCGCCGTGTTTTACGCGGAAGCGGCGCGCAGTGCATCGGAACATGAAGTGCATCTGATCGGCATTGCTTCGCTGTGCGGCGTCGCACTCCTGATGATGTGGGTGTTCCGCTCGCCACGTCTGCTGCTGCTCGGCTTCGTCTCGACCGCGCTCGGCATTGTCTGCGCGCTGGCGGTGACGATGCTGGTGTTCGGCAAGCTGCATCTGTTGACGCTCGTGTTCGGCGCGAGCCTGATCGGCGAGGCCGTCGATTATTCGATCCAGTACTTCGTGGTGTATCTCGGCGCGCAACGCGATTGGGACGCGCGGCGCGGCGCGCGCGCCGTGCGTCCCGCGTTGAGCGTGGCGCTCGCGACAAGCCTGCTCGGCTACGCGATCCTCGCCTGGGTGCCGTTTCCCGCGCTCAAGCAGATTGCCTGTTTCGCGATGGCGGGCATCACGACGGCCTTCGCGTCCGTGCTGTGGTTGCTGCCCGCGCTGCTCACGCGCGCGCCCAAACGCAGCCCCAAGCGCGTGTTCGCGGGCGCGGCGCGTGTGCTGACGGTGTGGCATCGCACGATCGGCGGCAAGCGGGCGTGGTTCGTGGCGGCGCTGCTGCTGTTGCTGGCGATTCCCGGCTGGCTGCGTCTAACCAGCGACGACGATATCCATCTGCTGATCCAGCGTGACCCGGCGCTCGTCGCGCAGGAAGACAAGGTGCGCGCGGCGGTCGGCGTGGATAACAGCGCGCAGTTTTTCGTGGTGCGCGGCGAGACGCCGGAGCTCGTGCTCCAGCGCGCCGAAGCGTTGGGCACGAAACTGGATGCGCTGAACGGCACGGCGAACAAGGTCGGCCGCTATCAGTCGGTCGCGCAATTCGTGCCGTCCGCGAAACGGCAGAATGAAGACCGCGCGTTGCTCGCGCAACACGTGTTCGACGAGCGCGCCGCATTGCGCGCCACACTCCTGCAAGCAGGCTTCAAGGACGAAGTCGCCGACGCGTGGCTCGCTGCGTATGCGAAACCGCAAGCTCCGCTGACGGTCGATACGTGGCTCGCGGCACCGTGGTCACAACCGTATAAACACCTTTGGCTCGGCGAAGTCGACTCGTCGACGAAAGCCTATGCCGCGGTCGTCATTCCGCAAGGCGTGACGCCGCAGAACGAACCCGCGCTGATCGCGACGGCGCAGAGCTTGCCCGGCGTCGTGTTCGTCGACAAGGCCGCCAGCGTGTCGAAACTGTTCGGCGCGTATCGCGTGGATAGCGGTTGGTGGCTCGGCGGCGCGCTAGCTCTCGTGCTCGTTCTGTTGATGCTGCGCTACCGCGTGCGCGGCGGCATCGCCGTGACTTTGCCGGTGCTGCTTGCCGTGGGCGTCACGCTCGCCGTATTCGGCTATGCGCGCGTACCGCTCAATCTGTTCAACTGGCTCGCGCTGATGCTCGTGCTCGGCGTGGGTGCAAACTATGCGGTGTTCCTGCGCGAAGGCTGCCAGCGCGCGGACGCCGATCTCGGCGCGGTGTGGACGGGGGTGTTGTTGTCCGCGGCCACCACGCTGTTGTCGTTCGGCATGCTCGGCATGAGCGCGATGCCCGCGCTGAAGAGTTTCGGCGCGACGCTCGCGCTCGGCATCGCGGTCTCGGTGCTGCTCGCGCCGATAGGCATGCCATCGGAATCAAGGAGGGCCGCATGA
- a CDS encoding 3-ketoacyl-ACP reductase FabG2, whose amino-acid sequence MSRRVLVTGASRGIGRAIAYKLAADGFAVSVHCRTGRTEADAVATGIAAQGGTARVLQFDVRERAVCREVLEADVAAHGPYYGIVCSAGVTRDAAFPALTEEDWDIVIETGLDSFYNVVHPLTMPMVRARKGGRIVTIASVSGVMGNRGQVNYSAAKAGLIGATKALAVELASRSITVNCVAPGLIETGMLDDMPLEQALKTVPMNRVGQPAEVASVVSFLMSDAASYVTRQVIGVNGGMI is encoded by the coding sequence ATGAGCCGGCGTGTTCTCGTTACCGGCGCAAGCCGCGGCATTGGCCGCGCGATTGCGTACAAGTTGGCCGCCGACGGCTTCGCGGTCTCCGTGCATTGCCGCACGGGACGCACCGAAGCCGACGCGGTTGCGACGGGCATCGCCGCGCAGGGCGGCACGGCGCGCGTGCTGCAATTCGATGTGCGCGAGCGCGCCGTATGCCGCGAAGTGCTCGAAGCGGACGTCGCGGCACATGGCCCTTACTACGGCATCGTGTGCAGCGCGGGCGTGACCCGCGACGCCGCGTTCCCCGCGCTCACCGAGGAAGACTGGGACATCGTGATCGAAACCGGTCTCGATTCGTTCTACAACGTCGTCCATCCGTTGACCATGCCGATGGTGCGGGCCCGCAAGGGCGGCCGCATCGTCACGATCGCTTCGGTGTCCGGCGTGATGGGCAATCGCGGCCAGGTCAACTACAGCGCGGCGAAAGCCGGCTTGATCGGCGCGACCAAGGCGCTCGCCGTCGAACTGGCGTCGCGCAGCATCACCGTCAATTGCGTCGCGCCGGGTCTGATCGAAACCGGCATGCTCGACGACATGCCCCTCGAACAGGCGTTGAAGACGGTGCCGATGAACCGCGTCGGCCAGCCTGCCGAGGTGGCGTCCGTGGTCAGCTTCCTGATGTCGGATGCGGCCTCGTATGTCACGCGTCAGGTGATCGGCGTCAACGGCGGGATGATCTGA